A genomic stretch from Acidobacteriota bacterium includes:
- the thiL gene encoding thiamine-phosphate kinase, whose product MTGERDLISRIRARLPADPSWVRVGIGDDAAVVEAERNTLDVLTTDTLVEGVHWDPRFCSPSDVGHKALAVNLSDLAAMGAQPRTALLSLSVTRAWAERDADAFIEGLADEARAHGVAVVGGNVAATPGPIAITVTMTGAARPRRVLTRSGGRAGDELYVTGSIGAALAGLRWLQAHPTLGDIDAGHDTSSALAECVRRYRRPEARVRAGRLLASNRVATACMDLSDGLADAVRQVAQASGTGARIDGTLLPIPEAAATLFARRGDDPVRTAVEGGDDYELLVAVPRSRRRALDAVRRLARGLPITRIGELTKAPALVLARQAGEEPLPVGFAHF is encoded by the coding sequence GTGACCGGCGAGCGCGACCTCATCTCGCGAATCCGTGCACGCCTCCCCGCGGATCCGTCCTGGGTCCGCGTCGGCATCGGCGACGATGCGGCGGTGGTGGAGGCGGAGCGGAACACGCTCGACGTCCTGACCACCGATACGCTGGTCGAAGGCGTGCACTGGGACCCGCGGTTCTGCTCGCCGTCGGATGTCGGGCACAAAGCGCTCGCGGTTAATCTCAGCGACCTCGCCGCGATGGGGGCGCAGCCGCGCACCGCGCTCCTCTCCCTCTCGGTGACGCGTGCGTGGGCGGAACGGGATGCGGACGCATTCATCGAGGGGCTGGCGGACGAAGCGCGCGCGCACGGCGTGGCGGTTGTCGGCGGGAACGTCGCCGCCACGCCAGGCCCGATCGCCATCACGGTGACGATGACGGGGGCCGCGCGCCCCCGGCGCGTGCTGACCCGGAGCGGCGGGCGCGCCGGGGATGAGCTGTACGTCACGGGCTCGATCGGCGCCGCGCTCGCCGGACTGCGATGGTTGCAGGCGCACCCGACGCTGGGCGACATCGACGCCGGGCACGACACCTCCTCCGCTCTCGCCGAGTGCGTGCGCCGGTATCGGCGCCCCGAGGCACGAGTCCGGGCGGGCCGGCTGCTCGCCTCGAACCGGGTGGCCACGGCCTGCATGGACTTGAGCGACGGGCTCGCAGACGCGGTCCGCCAGGTGGCGCAGGCCTCGGGCACAGGCGCGCGAATCGACGGCACCCTGCTCCCCATACCGGAAGCGGCCGCCACGCTGTTCGCGCGCCGCGGCGACGACCCGGTGCGGACCGCCGTCGAAGGCGGCGATGACTACGAGCTGCTCGTCGCCGTTCCCCGCTCACGACGCCGGGCGCTCGACGCGGTCCGGCGCCTCGCACGGGGGCTGCCCATCACCCGCATCGGCGAGCTGACCAAGGCGCCGGCGCTCGTCCTCGCCAGACAGGCGGGCGAAGAGCCGCTTCCGGTGGGGTTCGCCCACTTCTGA
- a CDS encoding DUF2062 domain-containing protein, whose product MIHLTKAAIRRALERLLHTHDTPRRTAAAYALGVFWGYSPVLGLHTILGLITGFALGLNRVAVLLGIYSNLPWTLAPYYTVATLGGAALLGADVPPGILAEFKAALDGFSLRELGQLLKLLEPLFWSYVVGSTIGALLAAAIAYRVSLAFIESYRAHVSQHRHDN is encoded by the coding sequence GTGATTCACCTGACCAAGGCGGCGATCCGCCGCGCCCTCGAGCGCCTGCTGCACACGCACGACACCCCGCGGAGGACCGCCGCCGCCTACGCGCTCGGTGTGTTCTGGGGATATTCACCCGTGCTGGGGCTCCACACAATCCTCGGGCTGATTACCGGGTTCGCCCTGGGACTGAACCGCGTCGCTGTCCTCCTCGGGATCTATTCAAACCTGCCGTGGACCCTCGCGCCCTACTACACCGTCGCCACCCTGGGAGGAGCCGCGCTGCTCGGCGCCGATGTCCCGCCAGGAATCCTCGCCGAATTCAAGGCCGCGCTGGACGGCTTTTCGCTCCGGGAACTGGGCCAGCTGCTGAAGCTGCTCGAGCCGCTGTTCTGGAGCTATGTGGTCGGATCGACAATTGGCGCCCTTCTGGCGGCCGCGATTGCCTACCGCGTCTCGCTCGCCTTCATCGAGAGCTACCGCGCCCACGTGAGCCAACACCGGCACGATAATTAG